One part of the Rutidosis leptorrhynchoides isolate AG116_Rl617_1_P2 chromosome 1, CSIRO_AGI_Rlap_v1, whole genome shotgun sequence genome encodes these proteins:
- the LOC139865154 gene encoding peroxiredoxin-2E-1, chloroplastic-like, producing MATTTPSITFSALSSATKPRCISATSSSSFSVRPTTNPRFNHSFKCSKIRAIISVGDKLPDSTLSYFDSDNELQTTTISDLTKSKKTILFAVPGAFTPTCSQKHLPGFVEKSSELKAKGVNTIACISVNDAFVMKAWKTDRNVGDEVLMLSDGNGDFTKAIGCELDLSDNPIGLGVRSRRYAMLVEDGVVKVLNLEEGGAFTASSAEDILAVL from the coding sequence ATGGCAACCACAACACCTTCAATCACTTTCTCCGCCCTCTCATCCGCCACCAAACCCCGCTGCATCTCCGCCACATCCTCCTCCTCATTCTCCGTCCGTCCAACCACCAATCCTCGCTTCAATCACTCATTCAAATGCTCAAAAATCAGAGCCATTATTTCAGTAGGAGACAAACTTCCGGACTCCACATTATCCTACTTCGATAGCGATAACGAACTCCAAACGACCACAATTTCCGACCTAACAAAATCCAAAAAGACAATCTTATTCGCTGTCCCGGGCGCATTCACACCAACTTGTTCCCAAAAACATCTCCCGGGGTTTGTTGAAAAATCAAGTGAGTTGAAAGCAAAAGGTGTGAACACGATTGCGTGTATTTCGGTTAACGATGCGTTCGTTATGAAGGCGTGGAAGACGGATAGGAATGTTGGTGATGAAGTGTTGATGTTGAGTGATGGAAATGGCGATTTTACGAAAGCGATTGGTTGTGAATTGGATTTGAGTGATAATCCAATTGGATTAGGAGTTAGATCAAGAAGGTATGCAATGTTGGTTGAAGATGGAGTTGTGAAAGTTTTGAATCTTGAAGAAGGTGGTGCTTTTACTGCTAGTAGTGCTGAAGATATACTTGCTGTTCTTTGA